CAAAGTAAGAAATCTAACGGCGGCGACTGTGAAGTCCAGTATGAAAATGGCAGCAGGACAGCGGTGCTACGCTTCCACCGAGAGGAGGGTATGTGCGGCCAGATAAACTATACCAGAGTTTACTTTGGCCTACTTTTGTAATAACAAAAACTATTATCAGGCTTTAGGGGTAGCAGATTACATGTAATGGGAATACGTAATCATGATACAataaaggtaactgtattcccttatgGTTACATATACGGATGTAATCAGTTACTGGTACATTATTTAAACACTGGGGATTAGGCCTACCAGCATGAGTACAATGtcataagacattttaaaataaagttacatattaaaggtagaagtacggccttatttttattttatttatttttttggttttctttcttttctgtagGCCTTGCCTTGATTTAAGATGGCACTTAAGCAAAATACATCTTATTGACACTTCTTTGGTATAACTATTGCATTATTATACATCCACTATTTTACTGAGAGAGTTTGAATTATTCTCTCACAGACCgacaaaatgttttgaagaaagagagacaccAGATACATTTGGAGAAAGGTGTGGTGAATATGACCGTTCGGTTGCCAGAAGACGAAACAACGAAGGTACGTGTGATAAAGTGTTCTATATTGGACCTAAAGGTACTATAGTCAAGCTGATGACATACCTCTAATCGTCTTTGAAAGTCACTGTAAGTGTGTTACTGTAAAATATCTGTCTTACTTGAAGTCATATGGataatcatacatttattttagtcaGGAGGACTTTGACACAAACACTGATAACCCTAATTGTCTGACTGGATTATTTTCAAACCAGCTGACATGTAGGGCACTGTGCCAAGTGAAACTGATTTAATGGATGTGTTTTTAGGTGACTAACGCAGATGTTTTCTATTCTATGCAGGGTGCTCCATCTGATGAATGTGTCCAGAACGGTaagttttaattaaaacaaatacattctgTGACTGTGATTTTTGTTGGATGAGATAACATGTTATGGCAAGATGTACTTACTTTTtgttgcacaaacacacactcatcatgTCATAGAGTtttaaccatagactgtatgggTTTTAAACTTTTAACGTATTTTCATGGTACGACAACAAGCTCATAAAATGTCGCAGTAAACATTATGTGTTATATGTTTGTTATTCTAATTATTAAAATACTATTATCAGTCCCTTTTGATCTTTTAAGATAAAGGACggtgattataataataataagcctAATTTTAAACCGGAAATAGCatttaactcttttttttttgttagtttaCATAAGCAGCATTATGGCATGttaaatggaaaaataacaggtgttaatttttttaatatcatCTTATGATTAAAAATATTAACTGTGGTTGCTCTTGTCTGTACATTTAACTCTCACACACTAATGTAAGTCATTTCAAATACCGTAGATAATCAAACGTACACGGTAAGATAACCACCCATTTGAGTACATTGGTATTCTGCAAGTGGTAAAATAAGTGTGTAATAGAGGGAATTCATGGAGgctatataatatatacaaataaacccCACAAAGttgtattaatatattatatattttgttaaatatgctTTGTATTCAATGTAGCCTGCTAATAATCAGCTTTAAttctgtgtgaaaaaaaagtgtatttaaatactacCATGTAATATTTTTGATCTAAAATAACAAGCACTATCTATCATTGAAATTGAGGGGAAAACAGCAAGAATGTTCAACTCAGAAAGAAATATGCTCCTAAATAGTAATCTTTAAGATCCATAAGTAAAATTTCCCATGCTCAATGTTAATGTCATATCTTTGCATGATGGCCACAGAAAGAACAAACATAAGGAGATTTTTTTGGTAAGATTTAAGCATAATTATATCAGTTATTAGTAGGCTATGAAGTGATACAATTACACTAATACCTGTACTTTAACAGCCACAGAGCTGCAAATTATATCAGCAAACCATGTAATATCTGCTTACAGTACATGTGAGTTAGCTCcacttttttcatttccaaacCATCATCTTTATACAAACCTATTTTCAGTTTGCCTATGAActtcaaattagattttttcaaatgatttgtcttatgatttatattattacattGAAGAACTCAACGCTCTGCATTCTTCtccatatttactttttatgaTCCATCTAAAATGGCTGCTAAGCCACTCTCTTCCATTCCTCCAGTCAGTGTTATCACATGAACTCAACACCTGGGAGAAAATATGATATTGAAATGCAAAAGCTGAATTTAGCATCTTGTGTTAAGGAAAGGctatgcttttttttgtattattaacatCGATAAGCAAGATATTATTATCAGGCTGGCACCTGTCAGAAGTGGGGAGCAGGGGGCTGTAAAAGGAATTTTGCACTCACctaacaatacatttcaaataaaaaaataacaatgacatcaatatttatcattttagaTTAGATATTTTTAGGTTGTGGGGAAATCTGTTTTGGTGGCagccaaaataaatcaaatgagtGGAAACACTtagattacacacacatgcctacCGGTCTTCCCTCCCAAGTTGAGTTAAATTCTCTCACTTCATTACATATTGTGTGTTATGCCACCTAACGTTCATGTGTCATTAATAGATGATGATGCTGGGATCAATATACCATCAGGTCCCgatgaacacacacctgcagtcGAATTTCAAACAGAGGCAAACACCGGAGCAGATGAGACGGCTGATGAAGAGAAGTGCTCCACTGCATGTGTTTTAGAACATTTTCCAGAGAAGTTGGAAAAAGAGTACCTGGAGATGCTGGTGGAGAATGTATTGAAGGATCTTCCTGACTACACATCTGCCATTCCAAGATTCACTTTGGAAGTCTTTCCTCAGTCTGCTGTGGTGACTTTCCAGAGTGGAAAAGGTACTTATTtaatgtttctgtctgtgtgttaatAGTTCCAAAGAGCTCCATTAAAGCAGACGTTACCCTAATAACAATATACCATTCCTGCTGTTTGCCAGCGAAAAAACCCAAGTGCAGGATGATTATTCCAGAAAACACCTTTAAAGGTCAGCACCTAGAACCTGACTAATTGCTTCacttattattaaattatcGCCGTTAAATTACATTAAAGGTACCTTAAGTGATTTTCCTTGAAATTAAAGATCcaattctgttttattttattttatttctgccaaAAAGTGTTGCAGGATTCGTTGTAGGCTGAATTTGTGTCCAGAATATTTGCCAACCgaagtttttaaacatttaaacccATGGTTACATTCATGTTTGATGTTGTCCCATTGTTGTTAGTTGGATATTACTGCCACTGGCTGTTGACCAGTGGCTTAGTGTGAAAACATTAGTAGGGTTGTGTATCCTGTCACCTGCTAGTATGATGTAATGCATAAGTTTCCTGTTGCATATGCTTGAGATACAAATAATATGTGGACCCacccataaaaaaaaactgccccACAGCACTAATTGTGGTATCAAACAACAACGTTAGTTGtgtgttggttgtttttgtgttttcccttatAAAACACCGATAGacgtttgttgtttttgtttcattatgAGAGCTTAATTGCCTACCTTAACACTACCttactgattttatttctatctcacagaaaacactgaatttGTGAGAAGATGCCCTCAAAACAAGAGGTTTGCAATGAAAGGACTTTCAGTTCGGCCTCTTGAAGTCACAAAGCAAGTTTTAGTTGATGACACACAAAGTTTTGGAGAAGACTTCCTGCGCATTTATTTCGAGAATGCAGGTGGAGATGTGGAAAATCTTGTGCTTAATGAAGCAGAACAGTCTGCCACCATCACCTTTGAAGACCATAAAGGTAGGGCATTTACGGTACACAATACATTTCACTTTGACGTAAgatatttccccctttttataTGAAAACTATGCTAATTGGCTGTGTAATATTGTTCTATTTATTTCCTCATAGCTGTTCAGAAAATCATGAAGAAGAAACATCGCATCCAGGACAAAGAGATCAGAGTTTTTCCTTTCTATAACTCTTTGGGAAAAGCCCTCTATGGTAAAGATAAGCCTTCACTTAAACTCCCTGCAGCTGTCTCTGAACCCATTGACGACGCTGTCTGGAAATACCTTAATCATGATCAGTCTGCAGCAGAGACAATTCGTATTCATTTAGCAAAAATCTTTTGCAACGTAAACCTTGACCACTCTACTGTGTGTTTGAGCCCTCAACCTTCACTACTACAAGAAAAAAATGCCAAAGCCATCGTCAAAGAGTGGAGAGATACTGTCAAGTCATCCTTCGCACAAGCTCTGTCGAAAATCAAAGCCCTAAAGCTTCTGACAGATTTGGAGGTATGGGACGAGTCTGAGAAGAAGATCAGACAATTGCTACTTCACGAAGATCTGGTTGTCGTGCCTGATAAAGCCACTGGTATCTTGTCAGTGGTTGGTCTTGTAGGTGCTGTCAACAGACTAGAGCCAACACTTAGTGATGTGGTAAACAAGATGGCCAATAGAGCGAAGAGGGGGAAATTTAGCATAACTGAAGAGATGAATGTGACACAGTCCATTTATCACATCCTGTGTCAAAATGGAATTGTGGACCAGGTGCTACAAGTCTACCCAGACCTCCAAATGTCGTTTAAGAAAGGGAGTCCAAATTTGATGGCAACTGGCTTAAGTGATGAGATTTTTGCTGCAAGCAAAGTCATATATGCTGCAATGTGTGCCTTGATACGACAAAATTTAAAAATAGATACGTTTGTGCTTGACTTGTTAAAAGACGGCCAACAAGAGGAGCTAACGAATGAGTTCCTCACATCCAATGGAATCAATGCAGGCATTTCAGATAAACGCAAACAGGGTGCAGCTCATTGCTGGATCTGAAAAAGATCTGAATGATGCTGAAGAGCATTTGGGTAAGCTGCTTATTTCTCAATACATTGATGTTGAAGACAGTAATGTCCTTAAAAAGCCAGAGTGGCAGAACCTGGTCAGTCAATTAGAGAATGCAGACAATAAGTCATGCATGAGAATTGGAATCAACAGCACCCCTCAACAAGTGGTTGTGTCTGGCCACAAGGATACTGTAGAGAGAGTTAGCAGTGAAGTTGAACAGTTCCTGATGCAGAATGCTCAAGTTGAAGAAACAGTTGTGGTCAAGGCGAATGTCATAGTTGAGTTCATGAAAAAACATGACACTTGTTTGGAGCAATTAAAAGACAAGGTGGTGGTGAATTTCAGAGAAAAGGCCGTCTGTCTAATTGGTTCTAGAGCAATTGTTGCAGAGTGCATGACAGTGGTTCAAGACCTGGTCTCTTCTTTgtgctttgaaaatgttcaagtcACCATGCCTGGAGTGAAAAAGTTCTACAAGGACAACAAAGAACTGTTTGTTCCCACAATTTTAAGGGAAACTGGCTGCCTGGTCCAGCTTGTTGATGATACTAGTGGTGCCCAAAGACAAGTACCAAAGCCTGTCTATCAAATTCAGACCCCTGATGGAGTGGAAATAGCTGTTTGCAAGGCAGACCTGTGCAGCTACCCTGTGCATGCCGTTGTAAATGCTTCTAATTCCAACTTGAAACACGAAGGAGGTCTTGCAAAAGCACTTCTTATAGCTGCTGGCCCTCAGTTTCAGGATGAATGTGACAAAATAATATCCTTGAAAACACAACTCATGGCTGGAGACTGTGTGATAACCGGTGCAGGGGGGCAGCTTTGCTGCAAAAAAGTTATCCATGCAGTCAGCCCCATTTATGATAAAGCTTATCCCCAGAAGCCTTCGGCGCAGTTgaaaagagctgtcaaaggaagTTTGGAACTGGCTGAAAAGCACAACCTCGTCTCTGTGGCTCTGCCTGCCATCAGCAGAAACCAAGGCTTTCCTCTCGATGTGTGTGCAAACACCATCGTCAGAGCTGTGAAGGACTACTGTAGTGACAAGTATGGTGACAACACCTTGAAGACGATCCATCTGGTGAACAATGACGACAGTGCTGTTCAGGCTATGGTAGCAGCGGCCCGACAAGAGTTTGGAAATCTTCTTGTCAGTTCTTCTCAACAACCTCTCCCTTTCAAAACCACTTCTTCCCCTGTGAAACAAGCTGGATCTGTTGCATTGGCCCCAAACTGCTTGGGACAAGTGCAGACCAAAGAGGGCTTGGACATCACTCTTATGAAGGGAAACATCGAGAATGCCACGGTAATTTCAACTCTTTATCCCTGAGTAAAAGCAAACGGTTTAGTTAGTTTAAGGAATTAACATTCCTACGTACTTCATGTTGCTAGAGTTTGCAGCTTTAACTATTGACCTTTTCCTCTAGCTTTAGAGCAACCCTTTGATTCATCTGTAGTTATACAATTTGACGGATTATATTATCTTAAAAATGAAGTTGTTGatggttttaaaatgaataacatgCAACTGTTATCATTGTCTTAACCAATTCTTAGACGGAGGTGACTGTGAACACTGTGTTTGAAAATCTTGCACTAAACCGAGGAGCAGTTTCAAATGCCATCTTTGGTGCTGCTGGACCACAACTTCAAGTATTGGTAAATGCCAAAAACAACAATGGAACATTCGGAGAAGTCATTGTAACTGATGGCTGCCAGCTGAAGAGCAAAAGTGGTCTTTCATGCTGTTACTCCTCCTTGGGGCAATGGAGCTGATAAGGTAAAAGGTTACATCATGTACTTTTTGGGGTACATTGCTTCTAATAGGGGTGATATAGCTTGCTCATTTGTATAATACAAGACATAATGATTCAGTTTGTCTCTCCTCTGTTTGAATATATAACTTAGTTGCAGGTGGTTGTAAATGGATGCAACAGCAGTGTGAACTCAATATCAATATCTTGCACCTTGCCTTACAGATATTGAGCGTCATTTTCAAGGAGTGCTTGGCCAAGGCAGAGAAAATGGGTCTGACCTCCATATCCTTCCCGGCCATTGGCACTGGGAACCTGGGTTTCCCAAAGGACCTTGTAGCCTCAATCTTGTTGGACACAATCGACACATTTAGCAGGAAGAAACAACCTAAGCACCTGAAGAAGGTCATGATCATCCTTTACCCACTAGATGCACCGACTATCAAGGTAAGGAACAAACTCTAGTACCTTAATGTACCAAATTCTTaacaaaaaataagtaatgGTTTGATTTCATGATGATTTTAAGAACTTGTTTGAGATATTTGTGAGTATTTGGTAATGTCTATAATTATCTCTTCAGGCTTTTAGCGATGAATTCCCAAAGAAGTTCCCCAGTGCAACAGGAGTTCCAGTGCCCAGTTCCCCTCAAAGTACAGGTAGGCAACATTGTTGTTACATTTGAATGCTCATATACACTGTAATGCTGTGTTTTAGAAATGTGTAAGATTCAAAATAACAGCTCTCTAAACAATGATACCACTATAGAGTGAGGGCCTTCAAATAGTGTATTCATGCGTCCAACtaaaaacaagtgtttcatAAAGATATATATAGCTGAATccataaaatactttaatttttgttttacttattatCTTAAATGACTTAAATAGTTTAATGATTATCAAGTTGTACATGTCTTTATATATAAACCAAATGGTTATTCAAGACTGAATAGTTTTGGTCTTTTAACAAAAATCTTGACCTAATAGGCGTTTGCACCTCTCTAAATTCTTGATTTGTGTTTGCTGCCTCAAGGTCCCTTCTCTAAAGTTGTCTCGAGCCCAGGAATGTACGAGACTAAAATGGGAAGCGTGGTTGTACAGGCTGTCACGGGAGACATCTCCAAGGAGACCACTGATGTCATTGTCAACTCCTCCAACGACGATTTCTCTCTTAAGTCCGGTAAATGACAGCCAGAACTGATAGGATTTCATAATGTAAAAGAATCATTTAAGATATCATGTATTTTTTACATGAAGTAGGTAGTTTTTTGAAGGTATGTTACCTGTAAGGACCAATGTGTTAGGATATAGTGATGTCTAGTGGGGAGGTTTCCGAATGAACCCCCCTTTGCTCACCCATCCCGTTGCTCACCCCTCCCTTTACAAGCATGATGGACAACCTACGATATATgacatttgtttatatattccTCCTCTAGGAGTATCAAAGGCAATTTTGGATGCAGCTGGTCAGGCTGTTGAAGCAGAATGCCAAACTCTTGGTAAGGAAGCATTCAAACACAGAGTTGACACGAAGTACAACATACCAATGTTTGTCTTTGGTACTGAAACAACATGGAATAAGAGTCAGTCATTAGGGCAATTCTCTGTTCATAACGGAAGTATTTTCTAAAACTGCCTCCACTGCCTTCCCCTTTAGGTGCCAAGCCCCACACAGGCATGATAATAACCCAGCCAGGGAATCTAAAGAGTAAGAAAATCCTCCACCTGGTTGGAAAGACTGACCCAGTTCAAATCAACAAGGTTGTGAAAGATGCGCTCCAAATGTGTATGACAGGCTCGTACACTTCTGTCTCATTACCTGCCATTGGCACAGGTGAGAATTATTAGCAAGGTGTGGTGTTAATAATTTTTGATATTTAACATCAAACCCACCTGGGTTGAGGGGTTTGCAATTGGAAAATTACAGGTTTGTCTTTTGGTATTGTCTGCTGCATGACACAAAAGTTTGATGAAAGTCAGTAACTTATGTATGCTGTATCGTTTAGGTCAAGGCAACGCAAAGGCAAGGCAGGTGGCGGACGCCATGTTGGATGCAGTCATTGAGGTGTTGAGCCAAAACACTAATGGCCCCCTGAAGACAGTCCGGATAGTTATTTTCCAGCAACCAATGCTGAAAGAATTCAGCAACAGTATGCACCATAGAGAGGCCACTGCACCGAAAGACAAAAGTTGGATCTGGAATCCCTTCGACAAAATCAAATGTAAGTCTAGTGTTGGTGTTCATATTCTTTAATCCCAAATGCCTAAATGTTCAATTCTAATGTAGAGCTTCTGTTCGTTCAGCATTATTTGTTGGTGGAAGTGATGAGAACCCACAGAAAGAAGAGGATTTCGACATTGAGGAGGTGAAAGTGGACCCAGTTTCCTTCCACATCTGCGGCGAGTCCCAGGCTAAAGTAAACTCGGCAAAACAGAGGGTCAAAGACCTGATATCCAAAGATCAAGGAAGCATCTGCATTAAAGACGACGACATCCTTCACCTCTCCAAAGCAAACCA
This genomic stretch from Eleginops maclovinus isolate JMC-PN-2008 ecotype Puerto Natales chromosome 7, JC_Emac_rtc_rv5, whole genome shotgun sequence harbors:
- the parp14rs1 gene encoding LOW QUALITY PROTEIN: poly(ADP-ribose) polymerase family member 14-related sequence 1 (The sequence of the model RefSeq protein was modified relative to this genomic sequence to represent the inferred CDS: deleted 3 bases in 3 codons) produces the protein MADAYSYALLVELEENNIPRLKIKLVKYFQSKKSNGGDCEVQYENGSRTAVLRFHREEDRQNVLKKERHQIHLEKGVVNMTVRLPEDETTKGAPSDECVQNDDDAGINIPSGPDEHTPAVEFQTEANTGADETADEEKCSTACVLEHFPEKLEKEYLEMLVENVLKDLPDYTSAIPRFTLEVFPQSAVVTFQSGKENTEFVRRCPQNKRFAMKGLSVRPLEVTKQVLVDDTQSFGEDFLRIYFENAGGDVENLVLNEAEQSATITFEDHKAVQKIMKKKHRIQDKEIRVFPFYNSLGKALYGKDKPSLKLPAAVSEPIDDAVWKYLNHDQSAAETIRIHLAKIFCNVNLDHSTVCLSPQPSLLQEKNAKAIVKEWRDTVKSSFAQALSKIKALKLLTDLEVWDESEKKIRQLLLHEDLVVVPDKATGILSVVGLVGAVNRLEPTLSDVVNKMANRAKRGKFSITEEMNVTQSIYHILCQNGIVDQVLQVYPDLQMSFKKGSPNLMATGLSDEIFAASKVIYAAMCALIRQNLKIDTFVLDLLKDGQQEELTNEFLTSNGINAAFQINANRVQLIAGSEKDLNDAEEHLGKLLISQYIDVEDSNVLKKPEWQNLVSQLENADNKSCMRIGINSTPQQVVVSGHKDTVERVSSEVEQFLMQNAQVEETVVVKANVIVEFMKKHDTCLEQLKDKVVVNFREKAVCLIGSRAIVAECMTVVQDLVSSLCFENVQVTMPGVKKFYKDNKELFVPTILRETGCLVQLVDDTSGAQRQVPKPVYQIQTPDGVEIAVCKADLCSYPVHAVVNASNSNLKHEGGLAKALLIAAGPQFQDECDKIISLKTQLMAGDCVITGAGGQLCCKKVIHAVSPIYDKAYPQKPSAQLKRAVKGSLELAEKHNLVSVALPAISRNQGFPLDVCANTIVRAVKDYCSDKYGDNTLKTIHLVNNDDSAVQAMVAAARQEFGNLLVSSSQQPLPFKTTSSPVKQAGSVALAPNCLGQVQTKEGLDITLMKGNIENATTEVTVNTVFENLALNRGAVSNAIFGAAGPQLQVLVNAKNNNGTFGEVIVTDGCQLKSKSVFHAVTPPWGNGADKILSVIFKECLAKAEKMGLTSISFPAIGTGNLGFPKDLVASILLDTIDTFSRKKQPKHLKKVMIILYPLDAPTIKAFSDEFPKKFPSATGVPVPSSPQSTGPFSKVVSSPGMYETKMGSVVVQAVTGDISKETTDVIVNSSNDDFSLKSGVSKAILDAAGQAVEAECQTLGAKPHTGMIITQPGNLKSKKILHLVGKTDPVQINKVVKDALQMCMTGSYTSVSLPAIGTGQGNAKARQVADAMLDAVIEVLSQNTNGPLKTVRIVIFQQPMLKEFSNSMHHREATAPKDKSWIWNPFDKIKSLFVGGSDENPQKEEDFDIEEVKVDPVSFHICGESQAKVNSAKQRVKDLISKDQGSICIKDDDILHLSKANHQRIVVIQQTTGVSIRINRQQAQASLTIEGLSQDVLNASQEINEMLKSMRNEEELKKKLELVASVADWQYQQTGHQFQSFDLMANFKLEEAMEKKQPNVKVTVQGQEYTVTMPKGPATDKQGLTLQIKRIDKLKGEDDIPAVWDPMPANSASVAITLNAGSPEHTEVLNLFKATCPRNIVKIERIQNPGLWKSLEIKKRDMELRNKHQNNERRLFHGTCVETAAYINEHGFNRSYAGKNATCYGNGTYFAVNASYSASNTYSRPDAKGEKRMYLCRVLTGDFTIGNQGMITTPAKGNVSLQKYDSVVDNTGKPSMFVIFHDSQAYPEYMITFV